Sequence from the Lepidochelys kempii isolate rLepKem1 chromosome 7, rLepKem1.hap2, whole genome shotgun sequence genome:
TCTCAGGGCCTCTTCAAGTAGTATTCATCCCCACTTTTTTTGCAATCTCAGAAGGATTATTATTGGTATGAGTGGGGATGTCCATGAGAATGTGGCTTGTCCAGAAACTGGGCTGCCAGAGCACAAGTTCCAACCACAGAAGCCCTGGCTTCTATACTCCTTGATCATGCATCCTTGTGATCTGCAATGTGGGTTGTCTCACCCCAGTTTGCTCTCCCCAGAGAGGAGCGTTCAGCAGAAACTCTGCAAGCCCGATTTTGTCGATCTCAACCTGTTGATATTTTTTCTCATGGAGGGGGAGTGTTTCTGCTCAAGTATTCAGTGTCTAGTACTGTGTTTGGAACATGCTGATTCAGCATGCATTGGGTATATGTGCTCAGCAATTTTTcctgaaaaatgaaaagaaaaaaagactaaaaATCATGCCAGATTTCATGTAAATACTTTAATTACATCTGAATGCTTAAAACTTGAGTTAAATTACACCTTAACACATCTACTAAATTATATGTATATGTCCAGTACCCTGTAAGGAGGTGCTATTACACTAAAAGAATGCTAAAGCCCAGCCAATAGTGGAAATATTCTTTTAGTCTTGTTATCTGTATTACATTGATTCAACGGCCCCCAGCACAGGACAGAGCCCCCTTATATAAGAGAACTGTTTGAATCTGAGTGGAATTCTGTCCATTTATTATATAATATAGGTCTTACCCCTAATACATGACAAGGTATGGGTTTCGTTCTGGATACACAGCAAGTGCATCACTCAGCAACTGCCTGAGAAATGCAAGGAAGGGGTTCACAGCGCTTTGCAAAGCATATTGTTGCTTTTAGGAAATACTTCCTGTTACCGTTTTGTGTATTGAATCAAAGAATTACAAAAATTCACGTCAGTGATAAGGAGTCTTGAAAAATGTTcccctaaaaagaaaaaagccaatgTTGTTTAGTTTTCAAATAGTTCAGAAGCCCTAAGGCCTGCCAAGCCCCAGTGGGCCTTACAGCAACAGCTGAAATCTACAAGGGAGAAATCTGACAACTCAGTTGCTGGCAGCCATTTCTGAGCCAATAGAAAGAGATGATGGTTCTCCCAAAGCAGAGTAAAGTGTGTGATGTGTTTGGTTCAGATTCTCATCTGGGGTAAAATCAGTGTAGCTGCATTGAAGCCTCCAGGGCTCAGAACCTCAAAGGTAttagcacctaactcccattaaattaggcacctaaatacgtTTATGGATCTGGGCCATTGACAATGTCCACCAAACCCAGCGGAGATAGGCTgtattacaccagctgaggatcaagcTTATTTCCATACACCTCACCCTGTTGTAAGCAATCCTTTTGGAGTGGGAACACTAATGGCAGCCTGTAGCTAAGGTGCTGGGATGCCTTTTCGTAGATTCCAGTTTTCTTCTGGCTATGAGCTGAGGGCCATTTTCCCAAAGGCAGCTACAGACTCCAGGATCAAACAGGTTCCAAGAATCCTCAAGCTTTTAACAGGGaggggaagtttaaaaaaaataaacctcccaaaaggctcagtcctgcaaagtcTTATGCAGGTGAGTAGTCAGTGAATACTCTGCTGGGTAAGGACAAGTTGCATGAGAAGGggttgcaggatcgggcccataaGCAGGAAAGGTATGTGCACGTATGAAAGGGGGAAATTTGTCAGAAAATGATTTGAGGGCGGGTACGCTGACCAGCAAGTCCTGACTTGTGCAGTTCGATGAATACCCAAACTACTGGACACTCTGACAGCCAGTCACCTGCCTCTTTGCATAATGCCCACTTTCTAAATATAGGTATGCATTCAGATTTTGGCTGCCAATTTAAAGAGAGCTCTTTACTTTGAGAGTCATGGAGTtggctctctctgcactggaacACCTGGGCAGAAGGCAGTTCTGTTTGACAAATGCATGTGCTGAAGGAAAATCAATAGATAATCAGTGCATCAACTGTGATGGACACATGCATGTGCTGCATACATCAGGTCTCAAACTTATTGGTGGGACAGCTGGATCTCTTGACTATATCTATATAGATCCATAGGTACAGACCCATCACCTGGTCTTACAATTGTCTTATGATCTGGCTCTGCTGGGGGACATGGGTGAAGGGAAACTTACAGACAGCCTGTTTTTACACTTTCCTACTATCATTGCTTAGGTCCTGCTACTTGCTTTTGAtgttctccctgcagtgcctGGCCATATTGCGCTTCCTCTTGGTGACTGCCAGAAAGCTCTGCTTATTACAGTGCCAGCTCCCTACTGCAGTGTGCTACGTTGGCCAGATGCAGTGGGGGCCTGGCAGGCACCATTACACCACTCTTGCCCAGGAGCTTCCTCTTCAGCACTCGCCCTATCAGTTAATGGCACAGCTGAGAGAGAAGTGCACCAGTCATAAAGGTGAACCAAAAGGATTTGTTTTTACCTACCAAGACCCAAGTTCAAGATTTTGCATTTCTTCTGCATTGCTGGCTGATGTGACTGAGACATAAAGCAGAGCGTTTTCTTATACGCTGTACACTGCTTTAGATGGGGTCATCTATTTCAGCAAGAGAAGCAAAGAACCCTGAATCCAGGTTCTGGCAGGTAAATAAGTAAGGATCACACTTTTGACTATTATGTACTGAAATTTATTTGTCCTAtattttctcactctctctctctcacacacacagacttccTCAAAGTGTTGTTCTTCCCTTAGAAAACTTTGCTCTGTAAGAACCATCTTCCTTGGCCAAAGCACAGGAGTGGATGGGACTACATCCAAtcccatttatttattattaatatattaattCTACCACTGTGGTATCCGGTCACCAATCACTGCCACTCCTAGCTAAGCCAGAGGGAGCTCTACAGAGGGAGATGAGAGGTCCCAGCTTCTATGAGCTGAATGGCTTGTCCTTACATTCTTATTACATCACTGATCTGGGACATTCAACCATTTCCTCTCTTTAGATTTATGtaatcaatttatttttccaAAGCTCTTTGGTTCACCTTTAAAACTAGTGAAACTCCAGTGCTACCAAAACCCAATGGAAGACCACAAGGAATCTTTGAGTGCTACCCCGTGAGTGTGTTTATGAACAATCCAGGCAGCACAAGAGGCAAGACAGATGAGCTTGCCTTTGGGATAATATCATGTGCACTGCCGAGGAGACAGACACAGCTGCACTGCCTTCCAGCTCAAGGGGGCTTAAGTTGCCTCCAGGCACCCGCTAAAGCTCCGTGGAAACCATTAGATTACACTGCAGGACTCCAACCATGAGATGTTATGGTATAAAACCACTGGGAAAGCCCTTCAAAACAAGTGCTCCCACCCCTGCCACGATCCCATGACTTGGTAGGGTCCTGTGTTCTGACCGATTTAGCTTCAAGACAGTTTATCTTCATCCCTGCACAGCTTGGTAAAACGGCACTAACCAGGATCGCTCCTGAAATCTGAGCATGGCAGCTCAGGGCCCTTTGGTAGCGACGCACGCACCAAAAGTTGCTGCAGCcagccaccaccaagcatttgcTGCCTGAAGTGTGTAAATGCCCAGAACTGCTCCTCAGTCACAGCACAAACTGATGGGGTGGTCGGTAAGCTCGGTATCCTCATCCATGCTTGTGGTATGTAACTGGTTGGCTCCGTCCTCCCCGATCTCAGCGTGATCCAAAGCAGGGGCAGGTGTCGTTCACGCATTGATAGCGTTAGCGACGTCTGTGAACACAAGGCGGCTGGGTCTCTGGACGGTTCCCTGGCTCATCAGGAGGATCTGCAAAAATGAAGCAATGAGAGATGAGACAAGGCAAGGATCTGCAGAGATATTTGCAAACCCACATGTCTCTTCATAAACTTACACACTGTGTCTTACCTACATTCACAGGCCTGCGCAGCACATTTCATTAGGATGTGCAcccagggaatttttttaaaaggcaaacatTTATTGAATTACTCAGTCATAAaggacattatttttattcatcaaacaaactaaaactaaaacttaccttaatttttttaaattaacaactaaACTTTACTTAAAATATGAGGCACAAAATACCAAAGTTTTGCTGTAGTGATAACCAGGCGTATACAAAGATAGTAAATTTTCATGATCTTTATCTTTAACCAGATAATGAGCTAACCCAAACCGACCAAAACAGATTAAggtttcttcatcttcctgtccTAGAGAGTGAGACTTCGCTCACCAGGTGTTATGGACTTAAATTCCTCAATCACATCGTTGTAATTAACTGACAAAACCAATTCTTGTTCAatgtacaaaatcatgagtgagtcGAGGCGCTGTTGGGACACTGTACTTCTTAGATTGTTTTTTACATGTGCTAGTTTCGAAAAGGCTCTTTCACATGAACAGCTTGTCTGCTCCTTTTCTTAACTTAACAATGAAccaatccatattttaaaattaaaagggggtGTCATACGATTGAATTAAAACGTAAAGCCACAGGCTTGTTAGGCTATTTCAGCAGAGTACATGTGACAAAGCTTACAAACACTGTAGACACTGCGCTGGGCATGCCTGACGCAGCCGTTTATATAGGTCAGGGGTctgcaaccttttagaagtggtgtgccgagtctccatttattcactttaaggttttgcgtgccaataatacattttagcgttttttagaaggtctctctctataagtctatatattacctaactaaactattgttgtatgtaaacaacattttcaaaatgtttaagaagcttaatttaaaattaaattaaaatgctgatcttacgccgctggcccgctcagcccattgccggcctggggttccgttcacctaggccggcagccagaaccccagactggcagtgggctgagcggggctggtggccgggaccccagactggcagtgagctgagcggctcagcccactgccgctTAGCCCCCtgtcggtctggggttccgtctgctggctcctgccagccagggtcccggctgccagtcccactcagcccactgccggtctggagtCCCAGCCCCGTCtgcatagagtaggtacctaccttctccctggttctagcccattctcttcctctctctgcactgagatgagggtgggagtgtgctgagaatagggctgggggtgaaggagcaggctgggggttggggtgcagggtctggccaggagctagaatgagggatggggctcagggttgtggcaggaggtttgggtgtggagcgcttacctgggcagctcccacttggtacgaggggtgcaggtgggaatgtgtgtgtgtgtgtgtgcaggagctcccgtttagtgctcagggtgggagtgggggtgcaagagtcagggcatggggaggcctgggtatgtgtggggggtgcaggagtcagggcagggggggctaggggtgtgtgagggggtgcaggggtcagggcagagggctgggggtgtgggcgggGGTCAtaggggtgctcccagccccctgccgtgagcggTTCACAGCAGCGGGCTGGAGGGGATATCCCCtgactccacccccttccccaaggtccccggagcagagagcgaACTGTGgctctgcttttccctctccccctccctgccaagggccatcagctgatctgcggtagggagggagagggggaagggcaggaacccagcatgctgggggaagaggcgggggagggggaagcttgcctgccgtGCAAGGAGAGGGCGGGGGGGCGGAAAAGAGCGGGCCGGGGCGGGCCGGATTTTTggtggcacgctgctgtctgcccgTGTCCGGCAGACGGCAGCCTGCCATTAAAAACTGGCTCGTCtaccataggttgccgacccctgatcgaGATCAAAGAATTTTCTAGACTAGTGgtcggaggggaggggagggccaaTGGTAGTGCGGCGCCGCAGCCGTGGGGACGCACGCTGGAGCGACTGTGGGCTTTCCATGCCGAGCGCATCATGCGGTTACATTAAAAGGCAAAGCCCCgtcttcttctttttttgtgtggagACATTAGGGCAggagcgggcaaactttttggcccgagggccacatcgaggTTCAAAAATTGTATgaagggccaggtagggaaggctgtgcctccccaaacagcctggcccctatcCACGCCCCCGCCTCCTGACAGACCCCCGGaactcccacactccaaccccccgttccccgtcccctgaccgccggagcctctgccccagccagcccctgacTGTCCCCAGGACTCCCGGCCCCCTTACCGTGCCGCTTAGCTCCACCTCTCCCCGGCGCCTCAGCGTGCCGCGTCCGGGAGCGGCCCTGGACAGCGCTGCAGCGGCGGGACCTGCGCTCGCAGCCCCGCCCCTCACCACACGGCTCCGAGCGGCGGGAGCTCAGGCCCCGCTGCAGCCGCGCTGTCCAGGGCCGCTCCCGGACGCGGCGCGCTGAGGTGCCGGGGGAAGAtggggagcctccctggccgggagctcggGGTGGGCCGGGCAGGACGAGCTTACCCAGCCCTGCATTAGGGTGTGCCTGGGTACACCCTGTACGCACGCCTATGCCTACATTCATCACCAGGATTAGTCTGATTAGAAAACACTGGGCTTAACAAATATGTGACCCAAATATATATTAGGCCagatattgaagtcaatggagacaaGCCAATTTACACCATCAGACAATGGGGATCATTAGATGTAGTTTATCCAGGCTGCATGGATAAACAACATGTAACACTTTCTTTCTCCCTGCATCATTTGGATGGCTTATCTCTTTATCAATATTTGTATGTACAAGGCAGTCACTTCCAAACTGTTGCAGCCCTATGGCTCTTGCACCTTGGAACCTATGAAACCTGCCACATGCTATACAGTGGCTCCATTTTGGATGTTCTCTCTTACTCTTTCGAACCTTTACAATTGCCATTTATCATCAGAGGCAGCTGTGAGGCAGCAGGCCCCAGGCAGATCTGAGGAGTCCAGCAGCACAGTCCTGTCCTAATCAGTTGCCTTTGGCATTGCTACTGTGCCATTgtttccctccctcacccacttCATTATCTGAATGAGCTCTTCCTTATGCATCCTATATTTCTTCCTAGTCGCATTTTAGTCAGAATCCCTACTTTATATATTATTCCTCTACTTTTCAAAAATCAACATGTTAAACACACAACCCTCTGCCACCAACAATCCCTCCAAAACATACACACAAGCAGTGATACAAGGGGTAAGTGATCCCAGAAGAACCGGTCACCTAAAATGCAGTaacccaactccctgctctaTCCTGTCTAGTAGAGTTGGGTTTGAAGAAACAGCCCACATTTTGGGGCAGGCAACTGGAATCTAAATCCAGATTTGGGTCCAAATTTGGCCACTGGCCTTTATTCTGACAATGGAACTATCAAAACCCCTTATCCAAAAGCCCTGTGAATTTCAGGGCAGTCAGCCTGCAGATCAAAGTTTTGTAGTTTGTGCCCATGTCAAGCGCAGCAGTGTGTATTCTCAGGGACGCTTTGTtagttctcaaaaagaaaaggagtactcgtggcaccttagagactaaccagtttatttgagcataagctttcgtgagctacagctcacctcatcggatgcatactgttagTTCTGGAAGCAGAATTTTAAGATGGTGACTCTGTGAAGGAGAAGATACAGAAGCAAAAGCTGCCATTGTTTACTTGCTACCTCAGGTGTCTCTACCTGCCCACATGACAGTTTGCTACTACATTTTTACATGTGTGCTTAGGCAATAGGGGAGGTTCCTTTGGGGAAAAAGGCTTTACAGTTACAACTTCTACGTATTTTTCCTCTCCCACACTCACCTCCATTAATCTGCTGCCAATTAGTTAAGTATATAAAGTGAAGTATGTGTGTGAAAACAAGAGCACTTTCCACCCCTAAGGAAAAGCTCCATAGGAAATGGAAAGGAATATGTGGGCTGGTTGGTACAGCTGAAAAGAAATCTAAAGAAGGGGAGCTGTTTACAGAGGGGCTGCACCCTCACATCACTTGCTCCAAGACATACCTGTTCCAGCTATCCCTGATGCCTCTGCATTTCATAAGAACTTTTTCCCCCAACAATGAAAACAAAGAAGATTGTGAAACTGGCTGAGAGTGGTAAGCAGCTcctttccctgctcctcccacaacCTGGTGCCCTGGGCAAATTGGCACAGAGCTAACATGTTGGCTGAGATACTGCAAAGACTATACCAATAGCAATTGAAAACCACTAGTGGAGACCCTCTTCTCAAATCACTCTAGTGTAGCAAATCGGCAGCATTGTGGGACTTTGCAGTTGTCATTATGGTGCATGCCGTGGCCATTCAGAGGTCTGCAGCAGCTGTCAAACCTAGAGCCTGGGCGCTTCTGCTGCAAAAGCCCGTCCCACTTGAGCTAAAGCAGAAACTCGCCTCCCGGTCTTTCTTCTAAAGCCTTGTATGCAGTAGCACTCAAGTAACCTGCTTAGCCAAGTCTATGCATACTTCACCATCACTCCTCTACTTGGAAATGCAATGTGTGCTAACTGCAATGATTGGAAACTCACAGGAGGCTGCACCCCTACCCTCCACAGCAAGGCCCTTGCTGAGACACACTTCTCCACAGCTGCCTTATGGGCCAGCCAGAGGGTTAGATTCCTTCATGCAGATGAGAAATTGGTTACTCCCTTTGATGGGGCTTAACCCCCACCAGCTGCAAAGCAAGAGACAGAACTGCAACTAGGCATGCTCTGCACCTGGAGGGGAGACTTACTAATTGCCTCCTGACCAGAGGAGGCAGAGCTGGTCTGTGGAGCTCAGTTTGGGAGAGATTGCTGAGGTGGCAGATACTGGTGGAGAGGTGCTCTGGGACAGGGTTTAATAGGCAGGAAACAATGGTGAAAGAACTCTAGGCTAGAGGGGCAGGTTAGGTTCCTACAAGGGAACCTCTGAGGCAGAGGAAAATAAGGGAACTACACTGAAGCCTGAGGGGGCAGAAGCACTATTAGTGTGAAGATTGATTTGGACTTTTATTTAGATGGTTAGTTTGTGCTCCTGCGGAGGGGGTTTAGACTCTATCTAGTTTGGCTAGATGACCAACCTGCAGAACCACAGAGAGGGAGTCAGGGGAAGATGTGGCCTGAGATGCAGCCCCAGGGACAGCCCAGAAGGAGGAATGCtagagaccaggaccccatgcAATGCTATCACTAGAGAGGAAGGGGTGCTCATGAGGTGAAGATGCCCTTCTCCATGGCCTGTGCAAGGGCTGCACACTTGGCCATGCATGTGCTGGGCTCTGTTTGTCAGCTCCCACTACCAGCACGTACCGGCTCCAACTCCATTTGATGCTCTGCTAGGCCCTTGCAGCATGTTGAGAGATTAGCTATAGGAAACCTATCCCCTAATTGCTGAaaccctcccttccccttcttctagTTTGCCAAATTTTGCATTTTCCCTCCCACCATCTCTCTGTAATGACAACCCTGTGACCTTCCCCTTTCCCTGTTCCCTTCCAAGCTGCTCTGGCCTTCTACCCCAGCCTGTACCACATGGTTAATGAAGACCCCAGAGGCTCTGTGTGGCTTATGCCACACACGGCGTTCATTACAAGACTAACTCCAATGCATTTGCCAGGCTCAGTAATAACAGGCCTGCACATCTCTGAGTGGGTTGGGTAGAAAGAAGCGTGATGTGACTGTGGAAGGCAACTACTACCTTGCTCTGGGTGGCCTGGGAAGATGCAGCATCTCTCCCATGCTCCAGCAGCTCTTGTTCCAGCTCGTCCTGTTCTTCTGTGGGGTCAAAATTGTACATGGGCATGAGCTGGTGCCGCAGCTTCTCTAACCTGCCAAAGGAAAGAAGAGCAAAGTGCAGCATCGAAACCTGTGGCTGAGGAAAGAGGGAGAGTGAAATAGACTGGTTagtcttccctccccactctgttgctgggcagctgctgaaaCTTGTGTATGGATCTGTGTGTAGgggtatattttatattttagggTGCTTCTTGCTGTTAAGAGAGGATTTGGCTGTAACTCACTAAGTGTCATGTCCCCGTCCAGGGGCAAGAATAAGATCCAACTGCTGCTACCAGCTAACCAGGTTGTTTTGTTAGACAAAGTGGAAGAGGCCGGTACTGAATGTGCACGGTTCAGTTACTCCCAGTAACCTGTGGCTGCACAGCAGGGGCTCATGTGGGGATTTAAACTGACCTAGAATCTCAGGATAAGCTTTATGTGGCAGGGGGAAGCACGTACCACGCTGGCTCAGTGTGCtgtacacacacgcacccccGCCTCCCAACCACAGTGGCTAGTCCACATGTTGGATAAAAACCTCCTACTGCTGGCAGAATTACATCttcagctcaagtggtagaggcctgTGTCTGGTTCTGAGTTCAGTCTCTGCCAACAACCTGGGAAGGAGGAAGGCGGGATTGGTACGTAAAATCTAAAAGGAGCTCTTGAGGGAGCTCATGGACACACAAACACTTTGTAGTTCTGTGTGGCTTACCTGCTCTCACACTAACAATGTAGCCTGACCCCACAAAGAGTCTCCCTTCATGCTGGCCTAGACAAAGCAGTGATGAGAGGGACTGCTGACCCCATCACACAGGCATACTTGTGTGTAGCTGTCAAAGCCCCGGCATATGCTGTGGGTGTCACTTTGTGGGGAGGCAGGGATTCCTGAACTGTTCACCACCACAAATATCCCTTTTGGCCCAGGCTCAGATGATGTTCTCCACATGACCCTTGCCTGCTTCTGGCTGGGTTCTGCCCACTAAACCATCAGTATGTTTACAGGCTAAATGTTTCAGCACTGCCATTAGCTGCTTCTGTTTCTCTCAAGTCCCTGCTTTGGGAACCAGCTTGTAAGTTTTCTGGCTAGTAGCAATGTATCCTGCAGGCTGTGTGTAGCCTAGCATTGCCCACTGCAGTCACTAAGTGAGGCACCGTCCATGGCACAGAAATTCACCAGTGTCTGTGTCCATTTGGAAATAGCAGGAGAACCAAGGAGAGATGTCTTTCCCTGCTTGCCATCCTTCTCCTGATTTTCAGCAGCAAGCTtaatgggtgggtgagggggagACCACTAAATCTTGAGCTAGGAAACTTAGTGTCTTGCAAAACTGGATCCAGGGGAAATGTGGAGTCCATCATTCCGCCAAGTAGCACTGCCATAAACAGAGGAAAGCAGGGGGAAAGGTAGGCCCACAGCCCTTGCCAAGCTAAGCCGAAGCTTTGGAGAACTGGGGTCTGGCACATGTAGCCTTGCCAGGCAAACTTCATTACAtaaggcagctggagcagaggaGCCCTGCCTGTAAGCGTAGCATTTGAGATTGGCTGAAATGTGACAGACTCCACCGCTGATAGGACATGCCTGTTATATGGATAACCGCTtctttgtacaaacacagaaccttCCCCCTCTCTTTATCCCTCCCTATGTGAGATAAGTTAGGTGTTGTGTAGGAAACCTACCACACATTCAGAGGACTTTTGGCTTCCCAAATGGCAAGGAGCTGGCTTTGAAAAGGAAATCTACAAccggggggggagaaagggagggaacTCTGCATTGCCATCTGACTCCCTTCCCCTGGCCTCTCTGTCTGCTAGAGATTACCTGGTCTTTGCCTTAGCTTTGATGCATTAAGATTCCCCAAAAGCAGACTGCACTTacctcttcctcttcctgataTAGAGAACCTAGAGGAGAAAGAGAAACATCATTAAAACAGTTCCAGTGAGGAGAGGAGCAGGAGAttgtgcctatctttaaaaaggggaacaaggaggacctggggaattacagaccagtcctggaaaaatactggatCAAATtactaaacaatcaatttgtaagcacatagaggataatagggttacaaggaatagccaacatggatttgtcaagaacaaactaCACCAAGccaaactaatttccttcttttaacAGGGTTACTGGCCAAGCAGATGGGTGAAatagtagatgtggtatatttcaatttagtaaggcttttgacacactCCCAGGTGATAGTCTCATAAGCAGACTAGGGAATTtgggtctagatgaaattactctcAGGTGGGTTTATAACAGGTTGAAAGACTATACTCAGAGGAGTTATGGTTTGCTATCAAGCTGGGAAGGAGTACCTCGAGGggcctgcaggggtctgtcctggggctggtactaagcagtattttcattaatgacttggataatggagtagagagtgtGCTTATACAATCTGCAggtgataccaagctgagaggggttgcaagcactttagaggacagaattagaattcaaaacaaccttaacaaattagaggattggtctGAATTGAACAAGATGAACTTccgtaaagacaagtgcaaagtacttcacttaggaagaaaaaaatcaaattcacagctacaaaatggagaataactggctaggtgttaacactgctgaaaaggatctgggggctatagtggatcacaaatggaatGAGTCAGCAATGAGAAGTAGTTGCAAAAAAGCTATCATCCtgtggtgtattaacaggagtgttgtatgtaaaacatgggaggtaactgtctcACTCTATtaagcattggtgaggcctccgctggagtattgggtccagttctgggtgccacactttaagaaaagatgtggacaaactggagagagtccagccgagagcaacaaaaataatgaaaggtttagaaaacctgaccaatgaggaaaagttaaaaaaaactacaaaaaactgggcatgtttagtcatgagaaaagaaaactggggaggacctgataagtcttcaaatatgttaaggattgttataaagaggacggtgatcaactATTCTCCATGTTAACTGAAGGTgcgacaagaagtaatgggcttaatctgcagcaagagagattggttagatattaggaaaaactttctaactataacaggtgttaagttctggaataggtttccgagggaggttgtggaatccccatcactagagGTTTTAAAGAGAAGGTTGGAACaacacctgacagggatggtctaggtcaggggttctcaaccaggggtacatgtacccatGGGGGAAcgcagaggtcttctgggggtacgtcaactcacctagatatctgcctagttttacaaaagcCTACGTAAAAAGCACCAGTGAAATCAGTAGAAGCAAAAAGttcatacagtgacttgtttatactgttctatatactatacactgaaattaattgtaatatttatattccaattgatttattttataattatatggtaaaaatgagaaagtagcaATTTTTCAGCAGTAAGGTGCTGtgacaattttgtatttttatatctgattttgtaagcaagtagtttttgaGGTGAAATTAGGGATAcaaaaaacaaatcagactcctgaaagggaaggggtacagtagtctggaaaggtcgagagccactggtctaggtTGACTTGCTTTTGTCTTTGAAAACTTTATTGAAAGTCTGCAAGAAAATTCTGCAGCAGCAAGTTCCACAAATTAACTTGTTGCAGTTTGTAAGGGAAACTGACCCTAGGAACTGATTTTTGTTGTTAACACCCATCTTCTTCTGAAAGGTAAACTAGCTTATTCTACTAGAGAAGGACCCCAGCCCTTTGCGCTGCCTTCTTTATGAGCAACACGCATTTAGGACTAAGTGAGAagaaaggtttagaaagccactACCTATAGTGGAGATGGAAGGGCTGGCTCTGTGGAGCAGCTCGGGGA
This genomic interval carries:
- the C7H3orf18 gene encoding uncharacterized protein C3orf18 homolog isoform X1, producing the protein MSYIMPSVHDLYRSTTATSVPDPGSTMDRALPETATVSPETTSFNSTKIPDVVSSGPSLSTMLLSFGIITMIGLAVAMVLYIRKRKRLEKLRHQLMPMYNFDPTEEQDELEQELLEHGRDAASSQATQSKILLMSQGTVQRPSRLVFTDVANAINA